Part of the Cottoperca gobio chromosome 1, fCotGob3.1, whole genome shotgun sequence genome, CTCCACCCTTTACACTCTGCCTCATCTTACCCCTCACCCCGTCTTGCCCACCTCCACCCCTCATGAGCAGCTATGTCCCGGGCCGCCATGCCGTTTGGGCTGCTGCGCAGGGAGCTGGCGTGCGAGGGTTACCCTATAGAGCTGCGATGTCCAGGAAGTGACGTGGTTATGGTGGAGACCGCCAACTATGGACGCACCGATGACAAGATCTGTGACGCAGACCCCTTCCAGATGGAGAACACACAGTGTTACCTCCCTGACGCGCTCAAGATTATGGCCCAGAGGTGTGTATGTGCTGGGATTACACATCTTGTGTCAGAGCTTAAATCATACAGCAAAGATGCAAATTAGAATGTCACTATTGTGCCATTTGAGTATGTGCAAACATTTTGGAAGCAGTTAAACCAATCAATGAGCGCATCTACTGTTtcgtacatacagtatgtgtgcgcTGCTCTTCGACATACGTGTGGATTCATGTCAGAAGAAACGTTAGACAAAGCCAATACTCGTTTTGTGAGCCGTGTGTACGTGCGAGTGCAGTAATCTCTCCGGCTGAGTCTGAGTGCCTGGATGCACCATTAGCTGTGTACTCAGCAGTGTTTTCCTAGAAGAATTGATCAATAttcagcgagagagagagagagagagagagagagagagagagagagagagagagagagagagagagagagagagagagagagagagagagagagagagagagagagaagacaaatgGAGTGTCCTTTGATTCCCCTTTCCTGTCTGTTAAtcactctccctcccttctttgttttctctttgtgtcaCCCCTTTCACTCTTCCTCCAGGTGTAACAACAGGACTCAGTGTGTGGTGGTCGCAGGGGTCGACGTCTTCCCAGACCCCTGTCCTGGAACATACAAGTACCTGGAGATCCAGTACGAGTGTGTCCCTTACAGTGagtattcatttatataaacacacataaacacacacatgcataaatgCACAAACATGATTAAACACAACTATGTGCATGTGAGATTTAACCTATTTTTGTGCATTGCATTTAGCTGCATTGTGTTGTTCTTATTACCTCTGATGTCGACTGTATCCCCGCGAGATTGATGGAtagaaacgttttttttttctcagggagtgtgtgtttgtgtgtgtgattttacaAATCGAAAGTTGGATGGAGAAAGTGCAGAGAGGGAAACTGTAGGACGTTTGCATACCGTATGtcttctgtatgtgtgtgcgagagTGCTCGTATGCACTTGCGTGCATGCGgcgtgtgttttctttttcagattCACGCCACAGGAGTTGCTCTCTTTTCTCCACAGGAGCCTGATTGAGGGGACGAGAGATcgggggaggtggagggaggggaaAGGGGGAGGATGGGGGgcggggagggagaggagaggagaggagaggagaggaggggagttATGCTTGGGTCTCTtttgtgcttcttctttcttttatgtGAACTATAAAGTTTGTGGTGAGAATGAGTTCCAAAGTCTTTATCTGTgcaattctttctttctttctttttttctttctttctttctctcttgcttgctttcttgcttttctttacTTCCCTTCTTTCACCCTCtgacttctctttctttctctccctctttttttcctaTGCTTGAGTAGAAGTGGACCAAAAAGGTAAAGACAAAACATTGTAGCATCTTGATCTCTCCTTACCCCCGAcccccctcttttctctcctctcttcctctctcttaccatctctctcttcctcctacCCTAGGACGTTGTTTCGTAGTCATGCTGGATGTTGCCCCCTTTTTCATTTCCTATGTTTTGCCCCCCATTTTATCCATCTCTTGTTGTTGAAACCCGTCCTTTTATCCAATTTTATCCAGGTTCTGCACCtagtctctcttctctctgtgtctttctctctctagtttcttcccctcttctGCCTCTCTTGCTCCTGGTcgatctctctgtctcttatttCCCTCCCTCGGCCTCtctttgcacacacaaacataaacacaactgcttacacaaaaataaacataatcttCTTCttaccttttctctcttttgctctatttgcttttcacacacaacaccttccttcctgcctttctttctttctttctttctttctttctttctttctttctttcatacCAATCGTTCCTTCCAATCATTCCTTCCTACTTGTCTGATCATCCTCTTCATGcttattttcccttttcttccctATAGGAAGAGCCCCTTATTTATCTTCATAggaaaaataagacaaaatgtgtgtgattgtataTCCTTCTGGATGTGTGCTTACCAAGCActgcttctgtgtgtgagtgtgtgtgcatgcctatTTGCATGCCAGTGTGAGACTGTACAGTATGCATATGTGTTCATACAGTTATTGACATGTGGGTGGACCAATCGTTGTGCTCGGCGTAAACTAACCTGCCCTCTCATTCACTTCAAGGCAAAATTTAGCACCGCCTTCTGCGTCCCTGATTCTACCTCACActctttttcactctttttgcactaacccacacacacacacacacacacacacacacacacacacatgcacaaagcacataaacacactcacacacctttcATTGCAGTGTCCCTGTTGTAttactcaccacacacacacgctaacagTGTGTGATTTTCAACACGTTTACGTCTCTTCTGTTGCCTGCCTCTAGAGATCAGCACAGGTGTTTTAAAtacctctctctttttctcttcattcttttttcttcttcttgctgcaTCAACTGCATCTAATTCGATCCATTTTTCATGCATCAAACCATTTTCTCCCCGCACCTGCCTCCGCTATCTTCccactcttttctctccctttcttcccttcttccacttccctcttcctcttttttcacACATCCTGCTGTCTTCCCTTCCTAACTCCCCTCTTCCAGTTTTCGTGTGTCCCGGCTCGCTGCTCAGCATCCAGCCGGCCTCCTCTCTCCTGGAGGCGGAGCATCAGTCGGGGGCGTGGTGTAAGGACCCGCTGCAGGCTGGCGACAGGCTGTACGTCATGCCGTGGACGCCATATAGGACAGAAGTGCTGTACGAGTACGCCTCCTGGGACGACTACCGCCAGAACAGAGTCACCACCACCTATAAGTGAGtcgtgtgtactgtgtactatGTAATGCTGAAGATGTGAACTTAGGCTCTGGACCCTTATTATTGGCATTTTGGAAATGTAAAtaacgattaatcaattcatCTAAAGAAAACCTTAAAGGtttaatataaaattaaaattattattattctgcgCTAATTTTACATTCAGTGTAATACAATCAAAATGGGAATAAAGCTACATTTACTTTCCAAAATAGAGATTAAAGCCCCtgaaaaactgttttaaattaaCAGAAAACTGCGTGTTGATGTACGACCTGTAGGATGATAAGAAGCTGATTGAGAAAAGGTTTTAGGgcctttatctttcttttcctAATTAGTTATTAATTACAtcctaatattaataatgtaaattcGCATGTATTTCATAATTTTCTATCTTAGGTTGCCTAGCCGCGTCGACGGTACAGGCTTTGTGGTGTATGACGGCGCCGTGTTTTACAACAAGGAGCGAACGCGCAACCTGGTCAAATATGACCTGCGGACACGTATCAAGAGCGGCGAGGCAGTGGTGGTCAATGCCAACTACCACGACACCTCGCCTTACCGCTGGGGAGGGAAGTCAGACATTGATCTGGCGGTGGACGAGAACGGCCTTTGGGTGATCTACTCTACTGAAGCCAATAATGGACGCATCGTGGTCAGCCAGGTACAACAGGAAGAAGGAAAACAGATCGATGATtgtaaagagaaaagagagcaggGTTCTCTCATCTTcccatgtcttttatttatttacaggtgAACCCGTACACCCTGCGCTTCGAGGGTACGTGGGCCACCGGCTTCGACAAGCGTGGTGCGAGCAACGCCTTCATGGCCTGTGGCGTGCTCTACGCCGTACGCTCCGTCTTCCAGGATGACGAGGGGCAAGCAGACGGCCGAGTCGGCAGCGACATGGTGGTTTATGCCTACGACACCAGCCGTGGACAAGAGCTGCCCGTTCAAATACCATTCCCCAACCCTTACCAGTACATCTCCTCCATAGACTACAACCCCAGAGACAACCAGCTATATGTGTGGAATAACTACTACGTGCTGAGATACCCGCTGCAGTTTACACCGCCACCGCCCACTAAAGGTTTGTGGAACAAGTGCACTTGTGTATTTGTGGACATAGTGATGTAGAATCAACAGTGTTTGCGTCCCTCCAGGTCCGCTCTCCTCTCTGATGACGACCGTCCGCTCCTACACGGCAACTGTCGCATTGACCCCAGTGCGACCGTCGGCCTCTCACCCAATTGGGGTCATCAACCGAGGACCCTTTGACCAGCGGCCGATCACAGCCATGGTCCCTCTGACCCCACGTCCACCTCTGCGTGTCCCCATGGCTCCCGGGGGCCCCGGTCAGGTGGGGGGGTGCGAGGGCCGGGTTGCACGAGGGGTGCAGTGGCCGCCCACGCTGAAGGGAGAGACGGTGGAGAGGCCCTGCCCCAAAGGGTCACTGGGTAGGTGTGGTGTTCAGATGTGAGCATGCCAGtctgtgtgtagagtgtgtgtgtgtctgtatcttgTTTCCCTTTGAAATGTAGTCGGATGTCCCCTCTTTGAACctcagatgagagagagaggaagaaagaggttATAGTGTCAAGAGAAGCTGGGTTTGTCAACTCTTCCTCTCGCTATGCAGCTGTCTTCCTCAGCCCAGCGCTCCCTCTGACCCAAAGCTGTTATGCAGATTATGTAGATAAGCCTGTGTTGCATATTACCTTGGACATGGTTATAGCACAAAGGTGAGGATTTCACCGGGGAATAATCTAATATAAAACCATGTTTATAGCTGGACACGGGGGTTGTCTTATGAATAaatttaatcaaatgtatttatttattattatttatttactttattatgaataccaaaacagagagaaaaggataAATCGTGTGGACTTAAACACGATGCTAATGTTGCTTcttgctggatgtgtaaataggaaGCTTTTTTGTTCACACTTCACTTTAATTTTCTCTCCAAGTCTCCAATAGTTTTTGATCCTACACACCTGTCACTGAGACGCTATGGTGTGCAAACAACTGTTTTGAAATTGCTAACACATCAGCCATAACTTCATAAAAGTATATGTTATATGTGGGTTTCTTCCCCTTATTATACTTCTGTAAACAACTTACATTAATACAAACTAAACCCTTAGCATCCATTGCTGAACTTTGTCAGAGGTATATGCAGCTCATGTTTTTAGGAATGTTTTTTCAGTTTATATCATGGATAAATTCAAATAAACTAATTTCATTGACAGCCGTGTCTTTCATTAGTTATTGAAgacattcatatttattcaagTGACAGTTCTTAGAcaacacatttgattattttatctgctactAGTAGTGTAAATATTGTAAGGCTTTTTGGGCTGCATGCAAGGGTGAAAGATGCATGGACATGTATCTTTCATGTGCAAGGAGAAACAGGAGTGGCAAAGCACCTCAGGTCGTGTAAAACATGAGCTGTTCTTTCTCTTTGGACAGTCTGTTtcatcctgtctgtctctgcaggtATTGCTTCCTATCAGTGCATGCAGTCTCCAGTGGGCTGGAGCTCCAGAGGACCTGACCTTTCCAACTGCACCTCTCCCTGGGTCAGCCAAATTGCACAGAAGGTTAGTCATACacgaacaaacacacaaacacatacacacacacacatgctgagtcAACGCACTAAAGCCAGTTCTCTctcaaatgtcaaaatgtttgacATTACAAACACCCCCGCCTCACTCCAGATTAAGAGTGGAGAGAATGCGGCAAACATCGCTGGGGAGTTGGTCAACCTGACCCGGGGGCGGATCTACGCCGGTGATGTCAGCATGTCCGTCAGGCTAATTGAACAACTATTGGATATCCTGGACTCCCAGCTCCAGGCCTTGAGACCGGCTAATAAAGAGTCAGCGGCACGCAATTACAACAAGGTAAATTGTTCCTGTTGGTGCAGAAGTGTACTTGACCTTTCCTGGAAAAGAGAGCAGAAATGTCAGTGATGATGAATCTAAcaatagatgttttttttcttttcagctgCAGAAGAGGGAGCGCACATGCCGAGCTTATGTTCAggtaagacagacagacagacagacggacagacagacagacggacggacagacagacagacagacagaaagacagaaagacagacagacggacagacagacagacggacggacagacagacagacagacagacagaagacagacggacagacagacagacagataaatagATAATCAGTAGAAAGAATTAAacactttctgtctttgtctctgtcagGCGGTCGTTCAGACAGTTGATAACCTGTTGGGTCCTGAGGCTCTGGTGTCCTGGGCGGACATGGGCAACGTCGACCAGTCACGCTCAGCATCACTGCTGTTAGACGCAGTAGAGAAAGGAGCATTTCTATTGGCTAACAATCTCTATGAAGGCCGCTTCAGTGACAGGGCAGCAAATGTTGGTAcgtgctctctctcgctctttcttttGCTCTACATGTTGTTGTGGAGATTGCCAGCGTGTCTAAGCTGTTGTGTCTGTTCCTGTGTGTGCACAGATCTGGAGGTGTATgtactaaacacagaggcagacaTACAAGACCTGACTTTCCCTCACTCCTACGACAGCGACAGCATCTTGCAGATATCATCACTGGCTCTGCAACAGTACAGCAACAATGGTATGTGACACACACCTAATCAACATTTCATACAGTGACAGATCAGCATTATAAAGTACATAGGCCTAGGTTGTTAAGCCAGATAGCACACTTGCCAAACCACCCGATTTTCTTGGGAGACTCTCGTTTTGCTTTGCCCTCTCCCAGTTTCCAGTGGCGTGTACAGACAGGCGCAGGGGCAAACATTGAATACAATTGATGAATATCTGATATATGACGATTATACCATCAAATTCATGCCAGAGGGGTGAATTATTCTGTATTCTTTACTgataattaaaatggaaagtaTATAACATAAAAATACTGTTGCAGTAtacttattattttgttattttaattctttaaaAGTCCCAGTCCCAGATTTTGGTTGGCAAGTATGCTATAGGTGGGACAAGTAACAGGCTGTGGAAGAAATACTAGTTTTTCTTCACATACCAAAAACCCAAACATCATAAACTGTAAGAAGTCTAACTGTCTCTTGTTGAATGTGCTCTTCACTATGTCCGCCTCTCCTCTGCAGGCCAGGTGAAGCTGGTCCTCTCACTGTATAAGAACCTGGGCTCCTTCCTGACCACCCAGAACTCCACTCTGCGGCTCGGATTGGGGCTGGGCCAGGGATCGGAGGCCATGCGTAGGAGCCTGGTAGTCAACTCCCATGTCATCTCTGCCTCTGTGCACAGAGGATCCAACAGAGTGTACCTCTCCGAGCCTGTGATCTTCACCCTCAGGCACCTGCAGGTCTGTTTGGAAATCAGCTTACTTCAAAACAATGCTGAGAATGAGCGTTGACCTTTTGTGCAGAATCTGGTCTCTAAGTATcctttgtgtttggtgtgtgtttgtctccacaGCTGGAGAACCACTTCGGCCCCAATTGCTCTTTCTGGAACGGAACAGGTGTTTCTGGGAGTGGCAGGTGGTCTACGCAGGGCTGCCGCCTGTtgcacaccaacaacacacacactacctgcGCCTGCAACCACCTGTCCAGCTATGCCGTCCTCATGACGTATCAGCAACCTGCTGTAAGTAACGCACACCACTAAAAACAACACGTAACAGTGTTTAATTCACCTTCACCACAGACTGAAAGCACATTTAAGCtacagtgtgttttttctttgaaTTGCATGCAGCTTCGCTCATACAGTACAGAGGGACAATGATAGTGTAGCAAAATGTCACTCACTCACCCGATACAACCTATGAGACGTCTGTATGtttcattttacaaatatttaattaatattcacATAGCACTTAAAACAGACATGCACAAGTTCCACCCCCTCCCTGCATTTAGCATTTGTGCATATGTATGAATGGCACGTGTTACACATTATTACTGCCACTACTACTTATTTTCAGTTGAGCATATGCAAAACTTTCAAATCATAAATCCAGCTCCATCCTCAGCCAACAAAGGCTTCACCTTTATGCACCCATTTGCTGTAGCACAGTTGGACTTCACCCTCACCGTTCTTTCCAAAATGTTGTTGAAAAATCAAACACAGAGGGGGTGATAATTATGGGTCGTAGCTgtaagagcgagagagagagagagagagagagtgataaaTGCTGCGGGCTATTATGTCCTGCCATGAAATTGAATTAAGTGTTTCTGTGCAAGATGTTCTCTTTGTTGGGTGTGATGTTATTCATTTGAATATATGTTATGTAACACACAGGGACACGCAACCAGAGGCAAAGACACACGAGCAAAATATATCTATCACAAACCTGCATCTGCAGCTGTTCCTACACGTGTACTCTTTAGGATCACTTTAATAATCTCTCTGCGTCTCTTTCCCAGTTCGGGGTCGGTGTGGAAGAGCTTCTCGTCTATGTGGTTTCCTGGGTTGGCATCTCTGTAGCGCTGGTGTGTTTGGCCACCTGTCTTACCACCTTGTGCTGCCAGGGGGCACCCTGGCACACAGACCACAGCACCATCCACTGCAACCTGTGGGCCAACCTGCTCATCACTGAACTGCTCTTCCTTGTTGGTGCCAACAAGACGCAATACACGGTGAGTGCTCGGACATTACTGTtgaatttaaaagcattttattaGATAAAATGTTTACCCTAATAACCTGGAGTGTCTGAGTGTCTCCCCTTAAGGtagcattttttaaaacattccTTCTTCTCCATCTAAATGTGCAGGTTGTGTGCTCCATCATTGCTGGCCTGCTGCACTTCTCGCTGCTCTCAGTGTTTTGCTGGTTGTGTCTGGAGGGGGTGGAGCTGTACTTGCTGCAGCGGGAGGTATTCGAAGGACGTAACTCCAGGAGAAAGTATTTCTACCTGTGTGGCTACTCTATTCCTGGGCTGGTGGTGGCCGTGTCCGCAGCGATAGACTTCCGAGGCTACGGCTCAAAAACTGCGTACGTTGATcaacttgtgtgtttgtatgtgagcaCATTTTGGATGGGGACCGTTACTTTCCTACACCTGTATATCCCGAGTCAGCTCACAGAATGACTTGGTTGTTTTGGAGGTTGATAGTTTactgtgatttgtgtgtgtgtgtgtgtgtgtgtgtgtgtgtgtgtgtgtgtgtgtgtgtgtgtgtgtgtgcgtgtgtgtgcgtgcgtgcgtgcagaTGCTGGCTACGAACAGACAATAACTTCATCTGGAGTTTCCTTGGACCAGTTGGTGTCGTCATCACGGTGAGAGTCATCAATGTGTAACGACATCATGTAGATTCATTACACATGAATACATGTGAAacgatgtttgttgtttgtcatcTTTGGCCTCAGTTGAACCTGGTTGTCCTGGTGATGACCTTACTTAAGATGCACAGCACTGCTGCTCTGAAGCCAGACTCCAGTCGCCATGACAACCTGAGGTAATTTACAGTGTCTGATGCTGATCTGCTGCCGGTGATTATGTGTAGCGCTCATTGTGTTTCATTCACACAGTCACAAGTGAAACAGGTTGATAACAACAAACTCCTTACCTTCCTGTTGCATTTATtctgtaatattattataatgttcatcttttatatatatatattgttttacaatACTGTTCAGTGGCCCAAAACCTGATTAAACCAGATGTaaaaattgaaacaaaactataaaaatgagtttgaaaatgtatgtatatttagcTGGAGACAGTTTGTTATCTGTGCATTATGAGAAAGTGAAGGTCAAACCGTAGCTACGCTGCATAAACGAAAGATAGAGAGGGAACATTGCATTGAACAAAGCAAAAAAGGAGAGCTAAACAATAGTGGTTGTACAACAACATTGGCATTCTGATATATGTGGATGTGTGCAAGCTGTTCTTGGACTTGGTTGACATTGAtattagtcacacacacacaagctctctGTGTGCCCCTGGTTGAGCTGCCCTGTAAAGTAGAAGAACGGTTAAACCTTCTCTCTGCTATTTAAAACTCGATGACCTGAACAATCGAATTAGAAAAGCATTCTAACAGATTTAGGAGAGTGAACTCttgttgaaataaaatgtgattttcagGGCGTGGGCGGTGGGCTCCCTGACGCTGCTCTTCCTGCAGAGCGTCACCTGGTCCTCAGGCCTGATGTTCCTGTGTGCTCCGTCTCTCATCCTGGcttacctcttctcctccctcaacaCCGCCCAGGGCCTCCTCATCACCATACTGCACTGCACCCTTGCCAGGAAGGTCTGTTTCTGTCATTGTGTAACTGCAGGACTCTGTTACATCATCATTTGTGACCAAACAGTAACACATTTGAATTCCGTGTAGGGTCAGAAGGACTATGGCCGATGTCTGCGCCTCTCGCAGTGCTGCGCCACTTCTTCTTCTAGCTCTCCGGACTCGGTGAAGGGAGCTGCCCTGCGGTCCAATAGCCGCTACACCAGCAGCCAGAGTCGGAGAGCTACAGCTAACAGACAGGTACATTACAACACACTGTTCCTCTGAGTCTCTagctctttgtctctttgtctctctttgtctcgcTGCGTCTGAGTCAGTTTGACCTTGTGTGGAATATTTCTGTTCCAGAGTCGTATCAGGAGGATGTGGAACGACACTGTTCGCAGACAGACTGAATCGTCTTTCATCGCTGCAGACGTTAACAATACACCGACTCTCAACCGGGgtaaaggttttttttcttttaaatgtcagcGTTGCCTTTTCTATGGAAGCCCAGAGAATCAAGTGAGAATCAAACAATCTGgtgatttttttatgtttatgacttgaacaaatgaacaaatacagATCAGGATAATCCTTCAATTcctttaaagaaatgttgacTGTCAAACAGATGGAAAAAGATCCATCTGATTTAAGTCATATACACAGGAGAAGAAACAATTGAAATCAGACTAATTATTTTCTCACTGACCTCTGAGGGCTTTCGTTTTCCTCTGTTGTTCAagaatgttatatttatttgtcaccCTCTCTCCTCAGCTGCTTTGGGTAACCACTTCCTTACAAATCCAGTGTTGCAGACTCATGCTGGAGCTTCTCCTTATGACACGATGCTGGCGCAGGGATACAACCAACCCTTCACCTCCACAGGTATGTTTCATCGCAACGTTGTGATTCTTCCTGATTTTGAGTCTACGTTTTCTACACAGCTtactcactgtctctctttatGTTGGTATCTTTTACTGTCCTTTTACCCTGCAAAACTCTTACGCCACATTTAAAAATGCGGACAATACAGATATCAATATCGTAGAATAtccaaaaactaaattattctgaaatgataTATCTGCAAATTTACGTTTATTACATCAATTAGAATTTTTTGTTATTCAAGATTTGTGACCATG contains:
- the LOC115008257 gene encoding adhesion G protein-coupled receptor L1 isoform X2, whose protein sequence is MAVSLWFLGVCVLTLAHVAPSGQAMSRAAMPFGLLRRELACEGYPIELRCPGSDVVMVETANYGRTDDKICDADPFQMENTQCYLPDALKIMAQRCNNRTQCVVVAGVDVFPDPCPGTYKYLEIQYECVPYKVDQKVFVCPGSLLSIQPASSLLEAEHQSGAWCKDPLQAGDRLYVMPWTPYRTEVLYEYASWDDYRQNRVTTTYKLPSRVDGTGFVVYDGAVFYNKERTRNLVKYDLRTRIKSGEAVVVNANYHDTSPYRWGGKSDIDLAVDENGLWVIYSTEANNGRIVVSQVNPYTLRFEGTWATGFDKRGASNAFMACGVLYAVRSVFQDDEGQADGRVGSDMVVYAYDTSRGQELPVQIPFPNPYQYISSIDYNPRDNQLYVWNNYYVLRYPLQFTPPPPTKGPLSSLMTTVRSYTATVALTPVRPSASHPIGVINRGPFDQRPITAMVPLTPRPPLRVPMAPGGPGQVGGCEGRVARGVQWPPTLKGETVERPCPKGSLGIASYQCMQSPVGWSSRGPDLSNCTSPWVSQIAQKIKSGENAANIAGELVNLTRGRIYAGDVSMSVRLIEQLLDILDSQLQALRPANKESAARNYNKLQKRERTCRAYVQAVVQTVDNLLGPEALVSWADMGNVDQSRSASLLLDAVEKGAFLLANNLYEGRFSDRAANVDLEVYVLNTEADIQDLTFPHSYDSDSILQISSLALQQYSNNGQVKLVLSLYKNLGSFLTTQNSTLRLGLGLGQGSEAMRRSLVVNSHVISASVHRGSNRVYLSEPVIFTLRHLQLENHFGPNCSFWNGTGVSGSGRWSTQGCRLLHTNNTHTTCACNHLSSYAVLMTYQQPAFGVGVEELLVYVVSWVGISVALVCLATCLTTLCCQGAPWHTDHSTIHCNLWANLLITELLFLVGANKTQYTVVCSIIAGLLHFSLLSVFCWLCLEGVELYLLQREVFEGRNSRRKYFYLCGYSIPGLVVAVSAAIDFRGYGSKTACWLRTDNNFIWSFLGPVGVVITLNLVVLVMTLLKMHSTAALKPDSSRHDNLRAWAVGSLTLLFLQSVTWSSGLMFLCAPSLILAYLFSSLNTAQGLLITILHCTLARKGQKDYGRCLRLSQCCATSSSSSPDSVKGAALRSNSRYTSSQSRRATANRQSRIRRMWNDTVRRQTESSFIAADVNNTPTLNRAALGNHFLTNPVLQTHAGASPYDTMLAQGYNQPFTSTGTFRNKQKGGVSQSQESCGLDSVCLNGGYTPNSFTLHGLGTTPGSRAGVVGSTDLLREGGVGIGGDDISPALLTPHGAADLGSGTGMRHNLSDAAALEKMIISELVQSNLRPSAAMPVPPERYGSLARPHHLDRAALTHTATLTRHAQPSQDGWASTMQPNTRPNAQEGWAHTRHHTQDAETHSTTRGQDLATTPRLQDGWSHSRVPGDHESRELLKDGDRSLQGTLSRRGLQDRQQARPPDVQARPYSTLSRTPGTLSRHRGTVEPNGGTERDRERDRERDRERDRERYRDRPLPPPPPPPPQESEPLYKALEEPLLMKQREAGVETWRGCQDREKDETFLLKREEMMDEWRGGTERGRDESYSAQTRDGEMDEWRAGAERGREDMLEKRGGRMEVWRGGSETDQEETFITQKKDFTIDGWRGGIDREKDESLFLKDRDGWRAGIERENEKQKDRVLDVWRGGMDIDREESFLFDSKDGGLDGKKRGKDRGSLRYHGEREDSDSFSLPLTPDLDLDPDSSPIYARDSNPSPLYPGERRSPPLGIFPRSSPPTNIFVPRDNNSPPNNLYSRHSPQVYSRSSSPPRFYTRTSPPTLSYPDSSPEGPEEVSPTGQPQRPALELPYSLGRPPLGPRPNHLQTFYQPPLASNGEAVYTAEPTSEGDDGQMQRVTSL
- the LOC115008257 gene encoding adhesion G protein-coupled receptor L1 isoform X4, whose translation is MAVSLWFLGVCVLTLAHVAPSGQAMSRAAMPFGLLRRELACEGYPIELRCPGSDVVMVETANYGRTDDKICDADPFQMENTQCYLPDALKIMAQRCNNRTQCVVVAGVDVFPDPCPGTYKYLEIQYECVPYKVDQKVFVCPGSLLSIQPASSLLEAEHQSGAWCKDPLQAGDRLYVMPWTPYRTEVLYEYASWDDYRQNRVTTTYKLPSRVDGTGFVVYDGAVFYNKERTRNLVKYDLRTRIKSGEAVVVNANYHDTSPYRWGGKSDIDLAVDENGLWVIYSTEANNGRIVVSQVNPYTLRFEGTWATGFDKRGASNAFMACGVLYAVRSVFQDDEGQADGRVGSDMVVYAYDTSRGQELPVQIPFPNPYQYISSIDYNPRDNQLYVWNNYYVLRYPLQFTPPPPTKGPLSSLMTTVRSYTATVALTPVRPSASHPIGVINRGPFDQRPITAMVPLTPRPPLRVPMAPGGPGQVGGCEGRVARGVQWPPTLKGETVERPCPKGSLGIASYQCMQSPVGWSSRGPDLSNCTSPWVSQIAQKIKSGENAANIAGELVNLTRGRIYAGDVSMSVRLIEQLLDILDSQLQALRPANKESAARNYNKLQKRERTCRAYVQAVVQTVDNLLGPEALVSWADMGNVDQSRSASLLLDAVEKGAFLLANNLYEGRFSDRAANVDLEVYVLNTEADIQDLTFPHSYDSDSILQISSLALQQYSNNGQVKLVLSLYKNLGSFLTTQNSTLRLGLGLGQGSEAMRRSLVVNSHVISASVHRGSNRVYLSEPVIFTLRHLQLENHFGPNCSFWNGTGVSGSGRWSTQGCRLLHTNNTHTTCACNHLSSYAVLMTYQQPAFGVGVEELLVYVVSWVGISVALVCLATCLTTLCCQGAPWHTDHSTIHCNLWANLLITELLFLVGANKTQYTVVCSIIAGLLHFSLLSVFCWLCLEGVELYLLQREVFEGRNSRRKYFYLCGYSIPGLVVAVSAAIDFRGYGSKTACWLRTDNNFIWSFLGPVGVVITLNLVVLVMTLLKMHSTAALKPDSSRHDNLRAWAVGSLTLLFLQSVTWSSGLMFLCAPSLILAYLFSSLNTAQGLLITILHCTLARKGQKDYGRCLRLSQCCATSSSSSPDSVKGAALRSNSRYTSSQSRRATANRQSRIRRMWNDTVRRQTESSFIAADVNNTPTLNRAALGNHFLTNPVLQTHAGASPYDTMLAQGYNQPFTSTEGGVSQSQESCGLDSVCLNGGYTPNSFTLHGLGTTPGSRAGVVGSTDLLREGGVGIGGDDISPALLTPHGAADLGSGTGMRHNLSDAAALEKMIISELVQSNLRPSAAMPVPPERYGSLARPHHLDRAALTHTATLTRHAQPSQDGWASTMQPNTRPNAQEGWAHTRHHTQDAETHSTTRGQDLATTPRLQDGWSHSRVPGDHESRELLKDGDRSLQGTLSRRGLQDRQQARPPDVQARPYSTLSRTPGTLSRHRGTVEPNGGTERDRERDRERDRERDRERYRDRPLPPPPPPPPQESEPLYKALEEPLLMKQREAGVETWRGCQDREKDETFLLKREEMMDEWRGGTERGRDESYSAQTRDGEMDEWRAGAERGREDMLEKRGGRMEVWRGGSETDQEETFITQKKDFTIDGWRGGIDREKDESLFLKDRDGWRAGIERENEKQKDRVLDVWRGGMDIDREESFLFDSKDGGLDGKKRGKDRGSLRYHGEREDSDSFSLPLTPDLDLDPDSSPIYARDSNPSPLYPGERRSPPLGIFPRSSPPTNIFVPRDNNSPPNNLYSRHSPQVYSRSSSPPRFYTRTSPPTLSYPDSSPEGPEEVSPTGQPQRPALELPYSLGRPPLGPRPNHLQTFYQPPLASNGEAVYTAEPTSEGDDGQMQRVTSL